A genomic region of Campylobacter sp. MG1 contains the following coding sequences:
- a CDS encoding DNA cytosine methyltransferase, which produces MIYKSIELFAGAGGLALGLEMAGFSHLGLIEIDKNAANTLKHNRKNWNVICDDIEKVANKDLEKLFDIKKYELDLISGGAPCQSFSYAGKRLGLLDTRGTMFYHYAIFLHKLQPKMFLFENVKGLLTHDKGNTFKVICDVFREQNYSVQHQVLNALDYEVAQKRERLIVVGIRNDLIDKINFNFPKQSDKKLVLRDVLKDVPKSECAKYSKEKEKIFTLVPAGGYWKDIDPKIAKEYMKNCWNMGGGRTGILRRLSLDEPSLTVLTTPQMKQTERCHPLEVRPFSVRENARIQSFPDEWEFMGSIASKYKQIGNAVPCNLAKAVGLEIIKTLKEL; this is translated from the coding sequence ATGATTTATAAAAGCATAGAACTTTTTGCAGGAGCTGGTGGCTTGGCACTTGGGCTTGAAATGGCTGGGTTTTCTCATTTAGGACTTATTGAGATTGATAAAAATGCAGCTAATACCTTAAAACATAATAGAAAAAATTGGAATGTAATATGTGACGATATTGAAAAAGTTGCTAATAAAGATTTAGAGAAATTATTTGATATTAAAAAATATGAGCTCGATTTGATTTCTGGTGGAGCGCCTTGTCAAAGTTTTAGTTATGCTGGTAAAAGACTTGGTCTTCTTGATACTCGTGGAACTATGTTTTATCACTATGCTATATTTTTACATAAATTACAGCCAAAGATGTTTTTGTTTGAAAATGTAAAAGGATTATTAACTCATGATAAAGGCAATACTTTTAAGGTTATTTGTGATGTGTTTAGAGAACAAAATTATTCAGTACAACATCAAGTATTAAATGCACTTGATTACGAAGTAGCTCAAAAAAGAGAGAGATTAATAGTGGTAGGAATTAGAAATGATTTAATAGATAAAATTAATTTTAATTTTCCTAAGCAAAGTGATAAAAAACTTGTTTTAAGGGATGTTTTAAAAGATGTTCCTAAAAGCGAGTGTGCTAAATATTCCAAAGAAAAAGAAAAAATTTTTACTCTTGTTCCAGCTGGTGGATACTGGAAGGATATTGACCCTAAAATTGCTAAAGAATATATGAAAAATTGTTGGAATATGGGCGGTGGAAGGACGGGAATTTTAAGAAGGTTAAGTTTAGACGAACCAAGTCTTACCGTCCTTACAACTCCACAAATGAAACAAACAGAAAGATGCCATCCGCTTGAAGTAAGACCATTTAGCGTAAGAGAAAATGCTAGAATTCAAAGTTTTCCAGATGAATGGGAATTTATGGGTTCAATTGCTTCAAAATATAAACAAATCGGCAATGCTGTTCCTTGTAATTTAGCTAAAGCTGTTGGTTTAGAGATTATTAAAACTTTAAAGGAGTTATGA
- a CDS encoding helix-turn-helix domain-containing protein has translation MKNTEEIEEFYKLVSSNVKKFRTEKNISQLDLALSIGIKSIAFYSNCENNKNGKHFNLEHIYNISKVLGVDICELLMGGGIQNELHKRSFD, from the coding sequence ATGAAAAACACTGAAGAAATAGAAGAATTTTATAAATTAGTATCAAGTAATGTTAAAAAATTTAGAACCGAAAAAAACATAAGCCAACTAGATTTGGCCCTAAGTATAGGCATAAAATCAATAGCCTTTTATTCAAATTGCGAAAACAACAAAAACGGCAAACATTTTAACCTAGAGCATATTTATAATATAAGCAAAGTTTTAGGTGTTGATATTTGTGAGTTGTTAATGGGGGGGGGTATACAAAATGAATTGCATAAAAGAAGCTTTGATTAA
- a CDS encoding DUF3944 domain-containing protein: MAYRYDKDLEFLSKLSSDELKGLADVLIKDPKDGELRLTESITVGTNYKRYGEDYSKYWEDLAEELQKFGGNSFANFLRFNEGVLYREILCDVCDKQGVNYNKNSSTTTIETNLLQKILEDMQTQLSDEQLKELAKEFGIEYTQLKAQGLATIGITVFRLGGFKSYVFTLKLINFVWRILFGHGLRLAGNAAIARTLSLAAGPIGWIITGFWTAWDIAGPAYRVTFPAVLQIIALRQTYLNKSLFENM; encoded by the coding sequence ATGGCTTATAGATATGATAAAGACTTAGAGTTTTTAAGTAAATTAAGCAGTGATGAGCTGAAAGGGCTTGCAGATGTATTGATAAAAGATCCTAAAGATGGAGAATTGAGACTTACAGAATCAATCACAGTAGGAACAAACTATAAAAGATATGGTGAAGATTATTCTAAATATTGGGAAGATTTGGCAGAAGAATTGCAAAAATTTGGTGGAAATAGCTTTGCTAATTTTTTGAGATTTAATGAAGGAGTTTTATATAGAGAAATTTTATGCGATGTTTGTGATAAACAAGGAGTAAATTATAATAAAAATTCTAGTACAACTACGATAGAAACAAATCTTTTGCAAAAAATTTTAGAAGATATGCAAACACAATTAAGTGATGAACAACTAAAAGAGCTTGCAAAAGAATTTGGTATAGAATACACACAACTAAAAGCACAAGGACTTGCTACAATAGGGATTACAGTATTTAGATTAGGTGGTTTTAAATCTTATGTGTTTACACTTAAATTAATTAACTTTGTTTGGAGAATACTATTTGGACATGGATTAAGATTAGCAGGAAATGCAGCAATTGCTAGAACCTTGTCTCTTGCAGCAGGTCCTATTGGCTGGATTATTACTGGGTTTTGGACTGCTTGGGACATTGCTGGACCTGCTTATAGAGTAACTTTTCCTGCAGTATTGCAAATTATTGCATTAAGACAAACATATTTAAACAAAAGTTTATTTGAAAATATGTAA
- a CDS encoding BspA family leucine-rich repeat surface protein, whose protein sequence is MLRPSTKEQLQEILKDNSINLADIDTSLIIDMSGLFNDSKRKDFSGINTWDTSRVADMSMMFFGCSYFNEELKFDTSSVTNMEWMFAHCINFNKPLNFNTSNVKNMQGMFFECSSLEQIFSFDMNNVKNDTLMFFGSKAKNI, encoded by the coding sequence ATGTTAAGACCTAGCACAAAAGAGCAATTACAAGAGATATTAAAAGATAATAGCATCAATTTAGCTGATATTGATACTAGTTTAATAATTGATATGAGTGGACTTTTTAACGATAGTAAAAGAAAAGATTTTAGTGGGATAAATACTTGGGATACAAGCAGGGTAGCTGATATGAGTATGATGTTTTTTGGTTGTTCGTATTTTAATGAAGAATTAAAATTTGATACAAGTAGTGTTACAAATATGGAATGGATGTTTGCGCATTGTATTAATTTTAATAAACCTTTAAATTTCAATACTAGTAATGTAAAAAATATGCAAGGTATGTTTTTTGAATGCTCTAGTTTAGAACAAATTTTTAGTTTTGATATGAATAATGTTAAAAATGATACTTTAATGTTTTTTGGTAGTAAGGCGAAAAATATTTAA
- the trpA gene encoding tryptophan synthase subunit alpha: MNKIKNAFMDKKAFIGFITCGDPDLDTTKEAIKEMQLNGASLIELGIPFSDPTAEGEVIEEANARALANGVTTDKIFDMVKELSVNVPLVFMTYSNVVFSYGSDEFFKKCKDVGISGIILPDLPYEEKGEFLEYSLKYDVALISLIAPTSNDRIKMIAKDASGFIYLVSSLGVTGERANINTDLSSIVKVIKKHSNLPCAIGFGISTPTQAKEISKIADGIIVGSAIVKLLEKHGKNAPQFIGEYVKSMVDAIC, from the coding sequence ATGAATAAGATAAAAAATGCGTTTATGGATAAAAAAGCTTTCATAGGCTTTATAACTTGTGGCGACCCTGATTTAGATACTACTAAAGAAGCGATTAAGGAAATGCAGCTAAATGGGGCAAGTTTAATTGAGCTAGGAATTCCATTTTCAGACCCTACGGCTGAAGGCGAAGTGATTGAAGAAGCAAATGCAAGAGCTTTAGCTAATGGTGTTACAACGGATAAAATCTTTGATATGGTTAAAGAGCTTAGCGTTAATGTGCCGCTTGTTTTTATGACTTATTCTAATGTGGTTTTTTCTTATGGAAGTGATGAATTTTTTAAAAAGTGTAAAGATGTAGGAATTAGTGGGATAATTTTGCCTGATTTGCCTTATGAAGAAAAAGGCGAGTTTTTAGAGTATTCTTTAAAATACGATGTGGCTTTAATATCACTTATCGCACCAACTTCAAATGATAGGATAAAAATGATAGCAAAAGATGCAAGTGGGTTTATATATCTTGTGTCATCTTTAGGAGTTACTGGAGAAAGAGCAAACATAAATACGGATTTAAGCTCCATTGTAAAAGTCATAAAAAAACATTCAAATTTACCTTGTGCTATAGGTTTTGGGATTTCAACACCGACTCAAGCAAAAGAGATTAGTAAAATTGCCGATGGAATAATAGTTGGTTCAGCTATTGTAAAATTATTAGAAAAGCATGGAAAAAACGCTCCTCAATTTATAGGAGAGTATGTTAAAAGTATGGTGGATGCAATATGTTAA
- the trpB gene encoding tryptophan synthase subunit beta — MSKVKICGIKNLDEIRIMNAYKPDFVGFIFAKNSKRYIDFDTAKSLKNDLDKDILSVGVFCDAKTNEICKALDFIDIIQLHANEDDDYIKELKSLTSKPIIKAYGINDKADLEKALKSSADYVLLDYKVAGSGKSFDWGLLAGFNREYFLAGGLNYSNLYKAKKLNPYALDISSGVEINGFKDEKMVKDFIQGVRMKGRFGIHGGQYMPETLMNAVIELEKAYEFYKNDENFNQELQNLLNDYANRPSRLYYAKSMTKDLGGAKIYLKREDLNHTGAHKINNVLGQALLAKKMGKTRLIAETGAGQHGVATATAAALFGMECVVYMGEEDTIRQALNVYRMKLLGAKVIAVKSGTATLKDAVSATLKEWVSRMHDTHYCLGSVMGPHPFPTMVRDFQAVISKEIKEQILEIEGKLPNAVLACVGGGSNAIGSFYHFIDDKDVELIGCEAAGDGINTPKTAATINVGSVGIFHGMKSYFCQDKYGQIAPVYSISAGLDYPGVGPEHAYLHDIKRAKYVGVTDAQAVEAFEYLTKVEGIIPAIESAHAVYHAMQIAPKMPKDSIIVVTLSGRGDKDCAAIARYKGENIYE, encoded by the coding sequence ATGAGTAAAGTTAAGATTTGTGGGATAAAAAACCTTGATGAAATAAGGATTATGAATGCTTATAAACCTGATTTTGTAGGTTTTATTTTTGCTAAAAATAGCAAAAGATATATTGATTTTGATACGGCAAAAAGCCTAAAAAATGATTTAGATAAAGATATTTTAAGCGTTGGGGTGTTTTGTGACGCCAAAACAAACGAAATTTGCAAAGCTCTTGATTTTATAGACATTATACAGCTTCACGCAAATGAAGATGATGATTATATAAAAGAACTAAAAAGCCTAACAAGTAAGCCTATCATAAAAGCTTACGGGATAAACGATAAAGCAGACTTAGAAAAAGCTTTAAAATCAAGTGCTGATTATGTTTTGCTTGATTATAAAGTAGCAGGAAGTGGAAAAAGCTTTGATTGGGGGCTTTTGGCTGGATTTAATAGAGAGTATTTTTTAGCAGGTGGGCTAAATTACAGCAATTTATACAAAGCAAAAAAGCTAAACCCTTATGCACTAGATATTAGTTCGGGGGTTGAAATAAATGGCTTTAAAGATGAAAAAATGGTAAAAGATTTTATACAAGGAGTGAGAATGAAAGGTCGTTTTGGGATACACGGCGGACAATATATGCCAGAAACACTTATGAATGCAGTAATTGAGCTAGAAAAAGCTTATGAATTTTATAAAAATGATGAGAATTTCAATCAGGAATTGCAAAATTTATTAAACGATTATGCAAATCGCCCATCAAGGCTATATTATGCAAAATCTATGACAAAGGATTTAGGTGGAGCAAAAATTTATCTTAAAAGAGAAGATTTAAACCACACAGGAGCACATAAGATAAACAATGTTTTAGGTCAAGCGCTTTTAGCTAAAAAGATGGGAAAAACTAGGCTAATAGCTGAAACTGGAGCAGGTCAGCACGGAGTGGCGACTGCAACTGCAGCGGCACTTTTTGGAATGGAGTGTGTAGTTTATATGGGTGAAGAAGATACCATAAGACAAGCGCTAAATGTTTATCGTATGAAATTACTTGGAGCAAAAGTAATAGCTGTTAAAAGTGGCACAGCTACACTAAAAGACGCCGTATCAGCAACGCTAAAAGAATGGGTTAGTAGAATGCATGATACTCATTATTGTCTTGGCTCTGTTATGGGACCACACCCGTTTCCAACTATGGTAAGAGATTTTCAAGCAGTGATTTCTAAAGAGATAAAAGAGCAGATTTTAGAAATTGAAGGCAAGCTACCAAACGCTGTTTTAGCTTGTGTTGGTGGTGGTTCTAATGCTATTGGAAGTTTTTATCATTTTATAGATGATAAAGATGTGGAGCTTATAGGTTGCGAGGCTGCAGGAGATGGGATAAATACCCCTAAAACAGCTGCAACGATAAATGTAGGAAGCGTTGGGATATTTCATGGAATGAAATCGTATTTTTGTCAAGATAAATATGGTCAAATTGCACCTGTTTATTCTATCTCGGCGGGGCTTGATTATCCTGGGGTTGGACCTGAGCATGCGTATTTGCACGATATAAAAAGAGCAAAATATGTTGGCGTTACGGACGCACAAGCTGTGGAGGCGTTTGAGTATTTAACTAAAGTTGAAGGAATTATCCCTGCGATTGAATCAGCACACGCAGTATATCACGCTATGCAAATCGCACCAAAAATGCCAAAAGATAGCATAATTGTAGTTACGCTTTCAGGTAGGGGCGATAAAGATTGTGCTGCTATTGCTAGATATAAAGGAGAAAATATTTATGAATAA
- the trpC gene encoding indole-3-glycerol phosphate synthase TrpC: MNILTAICDYATIRVQEAKKIMGFDEVKEKALKVKKGDFSFYNSLKNTDFAFICECKKASPSKGIIANEFDYLKIAKDYESAGANAVSVLTEPKWFLGDNLYLEQISQNISIPTLRKDFIIDSYMIYEARLLGASAVLLICSVLDEIKLKEYLKICDDLGICALVEAHDEDEIKKALKVGAKIIGVNNRNLKDFSVDTNNSLNLRKLVPNDVIFIAESGIKDANDIKTLALGGVNGALIGESLMKANDKAQKLKELKALL, translated from the coding sequence ATGAATATCTTAACTGCAATTTGTGATTATGCGACAATCAGGGTGCAAGAAGCCAAGAAAATAATGGGTTTTGATGAGGTTAAAGAAAAAGCACTAAAGGTTAAAAAAGGAGATTTTAGCTTTTATAATAGTCTTAAAAATACTGATTTTGCCTTTATTTGCGAGTGTAAAAAGGCATCTCCTTCTAAAGGTATCATTGCAAACGAATTTGATTATTTAAAAATTGCAAAAGATTATGAAAGTGCTGGTGCAAATGCAGTGTCAGTTTTAACTGAACCTAAATGGTTTTTAGGAGATAATTTATACCTTGAGCAAATCTCACAAAATATATCTATTCCAACGCTTAGAAAAGATTTTATAATAGATAGCTATATGATTTATGAAGCAAGGCTATTAGGGGCAAGTGCTGTACTACTTATTTGCTCGGTTTTAGATGAAATAAAGCTTAAAGAATACCTTAAAATATGTGATGATTTAGGCATTTGTGCTTTAGTTGAAGCTCACGATGAAGATGAAATCAAAAAAGCCTTAAAGGTTGGTGCAAAAATAATCGGCGTAAATAATAGAAATCTAAAAGATTTTAGTGTAGATACAAACAATAGCCTAAATCTTAGAAAATTAGTCCCAAATGATGTGATTTTTATAGCAGAAAGTGGCATAAAAGACGCAAATGATATAAAAACTCTAGCACTTGGTGGCGTAAACGGAGCTTTGATAGGTGAAAGCTTGATGAAAGCAAATGATAAAGCACAAAAACTTAAAGAATTAAAAGCACTTTTATGA
- the trpD gene encoding anthranilate phosphoribosyltransferase encodes MIKEAIVKIVSKEDLTYDEAYNVINEIMSGNTTQTQNAAFLAALSTKSTKAETIPEIAGCAAAMRAHSQKVDCVNLEVLDLVGTGGDGSNSFNISTTSAIVVASGGVKVAKHGNRAASSKSGTADCFEALGVNINQSPQKCVELLNKVGLCFIFAQNYHSSMKYVGTLRRELGFRTVFNILGPLTNPASPSMQVLGVYDEHLLIPLANVLMSLGVKRGMVVYGKDKLDEISLSSETAICEFKDGWYKSYTIKPEDFGLKRCLKSDILGGDAKENAQITRSILSGEEGHRKNVVLLNAGAALYVGGKVDTLKDGINLANELIKSKKALKTLEDLIKISNE; translated from the coding sequence ATGATAAAAGAAGCCATTGTAAAAATAGTAAGCAAAGAAGATTTAACTTATGATGAAGCGTATAATGTGATAAATGAAATTATGAGTGGTAATACTACCCAAACTCAAAATGCAGCCTTTTTAGCAGCCCTATCAACTAAAAGCACAAAAGCCGAAACCATACCTGAAATAGCAGGTTGTGCAGCAGCTATGAGAGCACATTCACAAAAAGTAGATTGTGTAAATTTAGAAGTGCTTGATTTAGTTGGAACTGGTGGAGATGGCTCAAATAGTTTTAATATCTCTACTACATCAGCTATCGTAGTAGCTAGTGGTGGCGTAAAAGTAGCAAAACATGGCAACCGTGCAGCCTCATCAAAAAGTGGCACAGCAGATTGTTTTGAAGCACTTGGAGTAAATATCAACCAAAGCCCACAAAAATGTGTAGAATTATTAAATAAAGTTGGACTTTGTTTTATTTTCGCACAAAATTATCACTCATCTATGAAATATGTAGGAACCTTAAGGCGTGAGCTTGGATTTAGAACGGTTTTTAATATCCTTGGACCTTTAACAAATCCAGCAAGCCCATCTATGCAAGTTTTAGGCGTATATGATGAGCATTTATTAATCCCACTTGCAAATGTTTTAATGAGCCTTGGGGTTAAGCGTGGTATGGTTGTGTATGGCAAAGATAAGCTTGATGAGATTTCATTAAGTAGTGAAACTGCTATATGTGAGTTTAAAGACGGCTGGTATAAAAGCTACACCATTAAGCCTGAAGATTTTGGCTTAAAAAGATGTCTTAAAAGTGATATTTTAGGTGGCGACGCTAAAGAAAACGCACAAATTACTAGAAGTATTCTTAGTGGCGAAGAAGGACATAGAAAAAATGTAGTTTTACTTAACGCCGGTGCAGCACTTTATGTAGGTGGCAAAGTCGATACTTTAAAAGACGGTATAAATTTAGCAAATGAACTTATAAAATCTAAAAAAGCCTTAAAAACTTTAGAGGATTTAATAAAAATAAGCAATGAGTAA
- a CDS encoding phosphate ABC transporter ATP-binding protein, producing the protein MIEIKNLYVNLNKKEILKNINIDFEKNKITAIIGQSGSGKTTLLNTISLINENYNGEIFFENQNIKTIKKDILRKNVGMLLQNATPFPMSILQNLTYAPIYHGIKDKKVLNNLAINLLKECNLYDEIKDELNKSALILSGGQKQRLCIARTLSINPKVLLLDEPCSNLDINNTKIIEKTLLNLVKNHTIIIITHNLSQAKRIANKIVFMQDGKIIEYGDKNELFNNPKSEKLKEYLKNI; encoded by the coding sequence ATGATAGAAATTAAAAATTTATATGTTAATTTAAATAAAAAAGAAATTTTAAAAAACATTAATATTGATTTTGAAAAAAATAAAATTACTGCAATTATAGGTCAATCAGGTAGTGGTAAAACTACACTTTTAAATACAATAAGCTTAATAAATGAAAATTACAATGGAGAAATATTTTTTGAAAATCAAAATATCAAAACTATAAAAAAAGATATTTTAAGAAAAAATGTAGGAATGCTACTTCAAAATGCAACTCCTTTTCCTATGTCAATTTTACAAAATCTTACATATGCTCCAATTTATCATGGAATAAAAGATAAAAAAGTTTTAAATAATCTAGCGATAAATCTTTTAAAAGAATGTAATCTTTATGATGAGATAAAAGATGAATTAAATAAAAGTGCATTGATTTTAAGTGGTGGTCAAAAGCAAAGATTATGTATTGCAAGAACACTTAGCATAAATCCTAAAGTATTATTACTTGATGAACCTTGTTCAAACCTTGATATTAACAATACAAAAATAATTGAAAAAACACTTTTAAATTTAGTAAAAAATCACACAATTATAATAATTACACACAACCTTTCTCAAGCAAAGCGAATAGCCAATAAAATTGTTTTTATGCAGGATGGAAAAATTATAGAATATGGCGATAAAAATGAACTTTTTAACAATCCTAAAAGTGAAAAACTAAAAGAATATTTAAAAAATATTTAG
- a CDS encoding PstA family ABC transporter permease, with amino-acid sequence MNKFLILLWVYFSAFLILSVAFFMIVYIFYKGYAFVSFEFLTQIPQGDVFGSSGGIAPAIIGSILSSLIAILIAGFFGICCALYLVFYEKNIKYKTVIHFFIRCIGSMPSIVIGMFGYAIFSVYFGFSKSILSGGLTLAIMIFPMILFKFEKAFNDISKEIILSSYLLGVSKIYTIFKIILPQNIKNIILTLSLAFSYAISSTAAVMFCMAVINSRVNFNIFKPSMSLANHIYILSSQGFCIDNAYATALVLLVIVLIILCFSYFLGAKNDRN; translated from the coding sequence ATGAATAAATTTTTAATTTTATTGTGGGTTTATTTTAGTGCTTTCTTGATTTTAAGCGTGGCTTTTTTTATGATTGTTTATATATTTTATAAAGGTTATGCCTTTGTAAGTTTTGAATTTTTAACACAAATTCCACAAGGTGATGTTTTTGGAAGTAGTGGTGGTATAGCTCCTGCTATCATTGGTAGTATTTTATCATCGCTTATTGCTATATTAATAGCTGGATTTTTTGGAATTTGTTGTGCTTTATATTTAGTTTTTTATGAAAAAAATATTAAATATAAAACAGTAATTCATTTTTTTATAAGGTGTATTGGGAGTATGCCATCAATTGTAATTGGAATGTTTGGATATGCTATTTTTAGTGTTTATTTTGGTTTTTCAAAATCTATTTTATCAGGTGGCTTAACACTTGCAATAATGATTTTTCCTATGATTTTATTTAAATTTGAAAAAGCTTTTAATGATATATCTAAAGAGATTATTCTATCATCTTATTTACTTGGTGTCAGCAAAATTTATACTATTTTTAAGATTATTTTGCCACAGAATATAAAAAATATAATTTTAACGCTTAGTTTAGCTTTTTCTTATGCTATTAGTTCAACTGCTGCTGTTATGTTTTGTATGGCTGTTATTAATTCTAGGGTTAATTTTAATATTTTTAAGCCATCAATGAGTCTTGCAAATCATATTTATATACTTTCATCGCAAGGTTTTTGTATAGATAATGCTTATGCTACTGCTTTAGTTTTATTAGTTATTGTTCTAATTATTTTATGTTTTAGTTATTTTTTAGGGGCAAAAAATGATAGAAATTAA
- the pstC gene encoding phosphate ABC transporter permease subunit PstC has translation MYKDIYFKRFLKFATFISFAIVFLIILFMAKESFLFFKDYSFFDFILGDKWRPNYNKFGAFNIIIGTLYIAFLGVFIALPIGFGFSIFLCFFVPKKIKDFLNFLVLFLASIPSVVYGFLGLSILVKGFEVLGKSSGESVLAGGIILSIMVLPFIINVNTQTIEILKNKYEKSSNALGVDKFYFIQRIIIRNSLKGIFVGIILSLGRAIGETMAVMMVIGNAHIFPNLFGKSSTISSTIALEMGMVEVNSTHYQALFAMGLFLVFMIICINILIDFLKKKFI, from the coding sequence TTGTATAAGGATATATATTTTAAGAGATTTTTAAAATTTGCTACTTTTATTTCTTTTGCCATAGTTTTTTTGATAATTTTGTTTATGGCAAAAGAATCTTTTTTATTTTTTAAAGATTATTCTTTTTTTGATTTTATTTTAGGTGATAAATGGCGACCAAATTATAATAAATTTGGTGCTTTTAATATCATTATCGGGACTTTATATATAGCTTTTTTAGGCGTATTTATAGCTTTACCTATAGGTTTTGGTTTTAGTATATTTTTATGTTTTTTTGTGCCTAAAAAGATTAAAGATTTTTTAAATTTTTTAGTTTTATTTTTAGCATCTATCCCATCCGTTGTTTATGGATTTTTAGGTCTTAGTATTTTAGTAAAAGGTTTTGAAGTTTTAGGTAAAAGTTCTGGAGAGAGTGTTTTAGCTGGTGGGATTATTTTAAGTATTATGGTTTTACCATTTATTATCAATGTAAATACTCAAACTATAGAAATTTTAAAAAATAAATACGAAAAATCATCAAATGCCTTAGGCGTGGATAAATTTTATTTTATACAACGCATAATTATACGAAATTCATTAAAAGGTATTTTTGTTGGCATAATTTTATCTTTAGGAAGAGCTATTGGAGAAACAATGGCTGTTATGATGGTTATAGGCAATGCTCATATTTTTCCAAATTTATTTGGAAAATCAAGCACCATCTCATCAACAATAGCATTAGAAATGGGTATGGTAGAAGTAAATAGCACTCATTATCAAGCTTTATTTGCTATGGGGCTTTTTTTAGTTTTTATGATAATTTGCATAAATATTTTGATTGATTTTTTAAAAAAGAAATTTATATGA